One genomic region from Streptomyces sp. NBC_01304 encodes:
- a CDS encoding PP2C family protein-serine/threonine phosphatase has product MSMAPHTRWLWLTALFGLAVATVDLATGSATSLIGTLLVCPLLASTQQGGRATALVSAAALALAIAISVAEDDLEQGDALLRLLVLAMASVYATWVAHRTADHRRQLEQVSQTAQRAIIKPTDFRIGGLEVSARYHSAAALSQIGGDLYAFAHTPMGLRLLIGDVRGKGLPAVHLSAAAIGHFRDAAYTQPDLLDVVRELETRLAGDLGPEDFITAVIAEVAPDHVRLVNCGHHAPLHLPAAGIPALLVPPERTTPIGLAPAPVIQQLPLAEGDRLLFYTDGLAEARDRTGTMPDVQDIASLCTGAASLESALDGVMDAVGRHTRRATSDDIALILLQPAPARVTLPQQGESDGDIDAAAPAGQ; this is encoded by the coding sequence ATGTCCATGGCCCCGCACACCCGATGGCTCTGGCTCACCGCACTCTTCGGCCTGGCGGTCGCCACCGTCGACTTGGCCACCGGATCCGCCACCAGCCTGATCGGCACGCTGCTGGTCTGCCCGCTCCTTGCCTCCACCCAGCAGGGCGGCCGGGCAACCGCCCTGGTTTCCGCCGCCGCCCTGGCACTGGCCATCGCCATCAGCGTCGCCGAGGACGACCTCGAGCAGGGTGATGCCCTGCTGCGGCTGCTCGTCCTGGCCATGGCCTCCGTCTACGCCACCTGGGTCGCCCACCGGACCGCCGACCACCGGCGCCAGTTGGAGCAGGTGTCGCAGACGGCCCAGCGCGCCATCATCAAGCCGACCGACTTCCGCATCGGCGGTCTTGAGGTCAGCGCCCGCTACCACTCGGCCGCCGCGCTGTCGCAGATCGGCGGTGACCTGTACGCCTTCGCCCATACCCCGATGGGGCTGCGGCTGCTGATAGGGGACGTACGGGGCAAGGGGCTGCCGGCAGTGCACCTGTCCGCCGCCGCCATCGGCCACTTCCGTGACGCCGCGTACACGCAGCCCGATCTGCTGGACGTCGTAAGGGAGTTGGAGACGCGCCTCGCCGGCGATCTGGGCCCGGAGGACTTCATCACCGCCGTGATTGCCGAAGTCGCACCCGACCACGTCCGGCTGGTCAACTGCGGACACCACGCGCCTCTGCATCTGCCGGCCGCCGGCATCCCCGCCCTGCTCGTGCCGCCGGAGCGGACCACTCCCATCGGTCTGGCCCCCGCCCCCGTGATCCAGCAACTGCCCCTGGCCGAGGGGGACCGGCTGCTCTTCTACACCGACGGTCTCGCCGAGGCCCGGGACCGGACCGGCACCATGCCCGACGTCCAGGACATCGCTTCGCTGTGCACCGGCGCGGCAAGTCTGGAGAGTGCCCTCGACGGTGTCATGGACGCCGTGGGCCGCCACACGCGCCGTGCGACCAGCGACGACATCGCATTGATCCTTCTCCAACCCGCCCCCGCACGCGTGACGTTGCCCCAGCAGGGTGAGTCCGACGGGGACATCGACGCGGCCGCCCCCGCGGGACAGTAG
- a CDS encoding TOBE domain-containing protein, which produces MPSYSIGQAARLLAVSSETVRRWADSGRLRMDRDGPGNRAIDGVSLAAFAKERAAGMHPLPEGQVITSVRNAFAGIVTRVTLDDVAAQVEIQSGPHRIVSLVTRESVEELGIEVGVTVTARVKSTNVHIDL; this is translated from the coding sequence GTGCCGTCGTACAGCATTGGGCAGGCAGCGAGACTCCTTGCCGTGAGTTCGGAGACCGTCCGGAGGTGGGCCGACTCCGGTCGGCTTCGCATGGACCGGGACGGGCCGGGCAACCGCGCGATCGACGGGGTGAGTCTGGCGGCGTTCGCCAAGGAACGGGCGGCGGGGATGCACCCGTTGCCCGAGGGCCAAGTGATCACATCGGTGCGGAACGCGTTCGCCGGGATCGTGACCCGGGTGACGCTCGACGACGTCGCCGCGCAGGTCGAGATCCAGTCGGGGCCGCACCGGATCGTCTCGCTGGTGACGCGGGAGTCCGTCGAGGAACTCGGCATCGAGGTCGGCGTCACGGTCACGGCACGCGTGAAGTCGACCAACGTGCACATCGACCTCTGA
- a CDS encoding LysR family transcriptional regulator, whose protein sequence is MLRQLEYLVALARERHFARAAAACFVSQPSLSAGIRRLEAELGVPVIRRGNRFQGLTPEGEHVLAWAHRMLAERDALRQELASLRGELTGTLRLGAIPTALTVTSLLTAPFSERHPAAKVSLESLSSRDISRRLADFEIDAAVTYLDDGALRDMRRLPLYEERYVLLTPADGPHATDTEVSWAQAAALPLCLLSPRMRNRRILDENFAADGARATPAVESDTVAGLYAHLVTGRWSSVISHAWLQMFATPPGMRVVRLSGPAHGPRVGLAVVAQDPQPVMVRALLAAAREAGVRDTLDRLLAAHLG, encoded by the coding sequence GTGCTGCGACAGCTGGAGTATCTGGTCGCCCTGGCCCGGGAGCGGCACTTCGCGCGGGCCGCGGCCGCCTGCTTCGTCTCGCAGCCGTCACTCTCCGCCGGGATACGCAGGCTGGAGGCCGAGCTCGGCGTGCCCGTCATCCGGCGCGGCAACCGTTTCCAGGGCCTGACCCCCGAAGGGGAACACGTCCTGGCCTGGGCGCACCGCATGCTCGCCGAACGTGACGCACTGCGCCAGGAACTCGCCTCCCTGCGGGGCGAGTTGACCGGCACGCTACGGCTGGGCGCCATTCCGACCGCCCTCACCGTCACCTCCCTGCTCACCGCGCCGTTCTCCGAGCGCCATCCGGCCGCGAAGGTGAGCCTGGAGTCCCTGTCCTCGCGGGACATCAGCCGCCGTCTGGCCGACTTCGAGATCGACGCGGCGGTGACGTATCTGGACGACGGCGCACTGCGGGACATGCGGCGCCTGCCGCTGTACGAGGAGCGGTACGTGCTGCTCACCCCGGCCGACGGACCGCATGCCACGGACACCGAAGTGAGCTGGGCGCAGGCGGCGGCGCTGCCGCTGTGCCTGCTCTCGCCGCGCATGCGCAACCGCCGCATCCTGGACGAGAACTTCGCCGCCGACGGCGCCCGGGCCACTCCGGCGGTCGAGTCGGACACCGTCGCCGGACTGTACGCGCACCTCGTCACCGGCCGCTGGTCGAGCGTGATCTCGCACGCCTGGCTGCAGATGTTCGCCACCCCGCCGGGGATGCGCGTGGTGCGGCTGTCCGGCCCGGCCCACGGCCCCCGCGTCGGTCTTGCCGTCGTCGCACAGGATCCTCAACCCGTCATGGTGCGGGCCCTGTTGGCGGCCGCGCGGGAGGCCGGGGTCCGCGACACCCTGGACCGCCTGCTCGCCGCCCACCTGGGCTGA
- a CDS encoding helix-turn-helix domain-containing protein, translating to MHVGDLLQTEGLELTLVWGGENLLHRTISGVTATDLEDPARFVQPGEIVLSGLVWWNAADGHARTERFVSALAAAGAAALLAGEETHGTIPADVVNSCRAHGIALLAVPAYTNFRAITEVVYRRQWGDLSRRPADHFALPENVRGDLGRLVDQDTDAEELLRRACAPFGTPPCYVLTSTGRTLARTASAPELSAARAVESLRGGAGETLRVQAESTPYDTWYLHAPQAGAAPPRALHEIAEVIGQYRVHHDRRHKDRRRTGQELIALLDRGDTDAGALANALAACGPLAEGPWRIVATTMGGRLAGRGAEQALREALHHLPGTVFEAGTAKGAQAVAVVRSSDEDPLPLDEPWPLLHGCRPETPLYAGVSAPATRPGGLPAALAQARFALAAARHGSPVTGRVRAIEELASLDSLLAGIPADVRRIFSARTLGPLADGDSASHRTLLETLEVFLAHNCSWARTAKALHLHVNTVHYRIERVQALTGRDLTLLDHKLDLRAALLCR from the coding sequence ATGCACGTCGGAGACCTCCTCCAGACAGAGGGACTCGAACTCACCCTCGTCTGGGGTGGCGAGAACCTGCTCCACCGGACGATCAGCGGAGTCACCGCCACCGACCTGGAGGACCCCGCCCGGTTCGTCCAGCCCGGAGAGATCGTGCTCAGCGGGCTGGTCTGGTGGAACGCGGCGGACGGCCACGCCAGGACCGAACGCTTCGTCTCCGCACTGGCAGCGGCCGGGGCAGCGGCGCTGCTCGCCGGAGAGGAGACCCACGGCACCATCCCCGCCGACGTCGTCAACTCCTGCCGCGCACACGGCATCGCGCTCCTGGCCGTACCGGCGTACACGAACTTCCGGGCCATCACCGAAGTCGTCTACCGGCGCCAGTGGGGCGACCTCAGCCGCCGCCCCGCGGACCACTTCGCCCTCCCCGAGAACGTACGCGGAGACCTCGGCCGTCTCGTCGATCAGGACACCGATGCCGAGGAACTGCTCCGGCGTGCGTGCGCCCCGTTCGGCACCCCGCCGTGTTACGTGCTGACCAGCACCGGACGCACCCTTGCCCGCACCGCTTCGGCCCCCGAGCTGTCGGCGGCGCGGGCGGTGGAGAGCCTGCGCGGCGGCGCCGGGGAAACGCTGAGAGTCCAGGCCGAGAGCACGCCGTACGACACCTGGTATCTGCATGCGCCGCAGGCCGGTGCCGCTCCTCCCCGGGCCCTGCACGAGATAGCCGAGGTCATCGGCCAGTACCGTGTCCACCACGACCGCAGGCACAAGGACCGGCGTCGCACCGGGCAGGAGTTGATCGCCCTCCTCGACAGGGGCGACACCGACGCCGGAGCCCTGGCGAACGCCCTCGCGGCATGCGGGCCGCTCGCCGAGGGGCCGTGGCGGATCGTGGCCACGACCATGGGCGGACGACTCGCGGGCCGCGGCGCCGAACAAGCGCTCAGGGAGGCACTTCACCACCTCCCCGGCACGGTCTTCGAGGCCGGCACGGCCAAGGGCGCGCAAGCCGTCGCCGTCGTACGCAGCAGTGATGAGGACCCCCTTCCGCTCGACGAGCCCTGGCCCCTGCTGCACGGCTGCCGGCCCGAGACGCCCCTGTACGCCGGCGTCAGCGCACCGGCCACGCGGCCCGGCGGGCTCCCCGCCGCCCTCGCCCAGGCCCGCTTCGCCCTCGCGGCGGCAAGACACGGCTCCCCGGTGACCGGCCGCGTGCGCGCGATCGAGGAACTCGCCTCCCTGGACTCCCTGTTGGCCGGCATTCCCGCCGACGTACGGAGGATCTTCAGTGCCAGGACACTCGGTCCGCTCGCCGACGGCGACTCGGCCTCGCACCGCACGCTCCTGGAGACCCTGGAGGTCTTCCTCGCCCACAACTGCTCCTGGGCGCGCACCGCGAAGGCCCTGCATCTGCACGTCAACACCGTGCACTACCGCATCGAGCGCGTGCAGGCCCTCACCGGACGGGACCTCACCCTCCTCGACCACAAACTCGACCTGCGCGCCGCGCTCCTGTGCCGCTGA
- a CDS encoding NAD-dependent formate dehydrogenase — protein sequence MAKVLCVLYDDPADGYPTTYARDDLPRIERYPDGQSAPTPLGADFTPGHLLGSVSGELGLRAYLESRGHTLVVTSDKDGAGSVFDRELVDADVVISQPFWPAYLTPERIAAAKNLKLAVTAGIGSDHVDLDAAIAHGVTVAEVTYCNSISVAEHVVMMTLSLVRNYLPSHQVVLDGGWNIADCVARSYDLEGMHVGTVAAGRIGLAVLRRLAPFDVKLHYTDRHRLPADVEEELGLVFHESAAAMVPHCDVVTINAPLHPETEHLFDDKLLATMKRGAYLINTARAKIVDQEAVQQALESGQLAGYAGDVWYPQPAPADHPWRTMPHHGMTPHISGSSLSAQARYAAGTREILEAWFADKPIRDEYLIVSGGALAGTGAHSYAVNSAPDR from the coding sequence ATGGCCAAGGTGCTCTGCGTCCTGTACGACGACCCCGCCGACGGATACCCCACCACGTACGCCCGCGACGACCTGCCCCGCATCGAGCGCTACCCCGACGGCCAGTCGGCGCCCACGCCCCTGGGCGCCGACTTCACCCCCGGCCACCTCCTCGGCAGCGTCTCCGGCGAACTCGGCCTGCGCGCCTACCTGGAGAGCCGGGGTCACACCCTCGTCGTCACCTCCGACAAGGACGGTGCCGGGTCGGTCTTCGACCGTGAGCTGGTGGACGCGGACGTGGTGATATCCCAGCCGTTCTGGCCGGCCTACCTGACCCCGGAGCGGATCGCCGCAGCCAAGAACCTCAAGCTCGCCGTCACGGCGGGCATCGGCTCCGACCACGTAGACCTCGACGCGGCGATCGCGCACGGCGTGACCGTCGCCGAAGTGACGTACTGCAACAGCATCAGCGTCGCCGAGCACGTGGTGATGATGACGCTCTCGCTCGTACGCAACTACCTGCCGTCGCACCAAGTGGTCCTGGACGGCGGCTGGAACATCGCAGACTGCGTGGCCCGCTCGTACGACCTGGAGGGCATGCACGTCGGCACGGTCGCCGCGGGCCGCATCGGCCTTGCGGTGCTGCGCCGCCTGGCTCCCTTCGACGTGAAGCTGCACTACACCGACCGGCACCGGCTGCCCGCCGACGTCGAGGAGGAACTCGGCCTGGTCTTCCACGAGTCGGCCGCCGCGATGGTCCCGCACTGCGATGTCGTCACCATCAACGCACCCCTGCACCCCGAGACCGAGCACCTCTTCGACGACAAGCTGCTCGCCACCATGAAGCGCGGCGCCTATCTGATCAACACCGCCCGCGCGAAGATCGTCGACCAGGAGGCGGTCCAGCAGGCCCTGGAGAGCGGCCAGTTGGCCGGGTACGCGGGCGACGTCTGGTACCCGCAGCCCGCTCCGGCAGACCACCCCTGGCGCACCATGCCGCACCACGGCATGACCCCGCACATCTCCGGTTCCTCGCTCTCCGCCCAGGCCCGATACGCCGCCGGCACCCGCGAGATCCTCGAAGCCTGGTTCGCGGACAAGCCCATCCGCGACGAGTACCTGATCGTCTCGGGCGGAGCCCTCGCCGGCACCGGCGCCCACTCCTACGCCGTGAACTCCGCCCCCGACCGCTAG
- a CDS encoding PepSY domain-containing protein, whose product MTPPSPTARSHSRVLAAAALAGMLALASAACSSGDATSKDPGTAAPTTTATPTAAATADVSRQSTETGNPPGQAGPKIAWSTAADTAEKSVPGGKVTEVELDDGQWEADVVTPEPRVHHVEVDATTGAVRDNHADRMPDQRRDYLKIPLAKLAAAEVTRTDAAATALKEAGAGYVSGVSIQGTEARPSWEVDVTDGSTRHEIGIDAKTGATVRQEKDQDDNRD is encoded by the coding sequence GTGACACCCCCCTCCCCCACTGCCCGCTCCCACTCCCGCGTACTCGCTGCCGCTGCCCTCGCCGGGATGCTCGCACTGGCGTCGGCCGCCTGCTCCTCCGGCGACGCAACGAGCAAGGATCCGGGCACGGCGGCCCCGACCACGACGGCCACCCCCACGGCCGCCGCCACGGCCGACGTCTCCAGGCAGAGCACGGAGACGGGCAATCCCCCCGGGCAGGCAGGCCCCAAGATCGCCTGGAGCACGGCCGCCGACACGGCCGAGAAGTCGGTCCCCGGAGGAAAGGTCACCGAGGTGGAACTCGATGACGGCCAATGGGAGGCCGACGTCGTCACTCCCGAGCCCCGCGTCCACCACGTCGAGGTCGACGCGACAACCGGAGCCGTGCGCGACAACCACGCCGACCGCATGCCCGACCAGCGTCGCGACTACCTCAAGATCCCGTTGGCGAAGTTGGCGGCCGCCGAGGTCACCCGCACCGACGCGGCAGCCACCGCCCTCAAGGAGGCCGGCGCCGGATACGTTTCCGGCGTATCCATCCAAGGCACCGAAGCACGCCCCTCGTGGGAGGTCGACGTCACCGACGGCTCCACCCGGCACGAGATCGGCATCGACGCCAAGACCGGCGCCACGGTCCGGCAGGAGAAGGACCAGGACGACAACCGCGATTGA
- a CDS encoding FAD binding domain-containing protein yields MDLNTVLDVLDARRRGPWRRGDAWLGGGTYLFSEPQPQLRRLVDLSRMGWEPVRTLPDGSLEIAATCTIAELSRFGRTLDAAAAPLFEQCCRAFLASFKIWNMATVGGNLCNGLPAGPMISLTAALDGECLLQAQDGSLRRVKVADFVTGAGRKDLAEGELLRSVTIPARSLWCRTAFMQVSLYGLGRSGALVIGTLDPVDGSLAVTITAATRRPFRLWFALPPDRAELRAAIASAVGEADWFDDIHGLPEWRRQMSFLLAEQVRRELVQGRVR; encoded by the coding sequence ATGGATCTGAACACGGTTCTCGATGTGCTTGACGCACGCCGGCGCGGGCCCTGGCGTCGGGGCGATGCCTGGCTCGGCGGCGGTACTTACCTCTTCTCGGAGCCGCAGCCGCAGCTGCGTCGCCTGGTGGATCTGAGCCGGATGGGCTGGGAGCCGGTCCGGACGCTGCCGGACGGATCGTTGGAGATCGCGGCCACCTGCACGATCGCGGAGCTGTCCCGGTTCGGGCGGACCCTCGACGCGGCGGCCGCCCCGCTCTTCGAGCAGTGCTGCCGGGCCTTTCTCGCCTCGTTCAAGATCTGGAACATGGCGACCGTGGGCGGCAATCTCTGCAACGGCCTGCCGGCCGGGCCGATGATCTCCCTCACCGCTGCCCTCGACGGTGAGTGCCTGCTCCAGGCGCAGGACGGCTCGCTGCGGCGGGTGAAGGTCGCGGACTTCGTCACCGGAGCCGGCCGCAAGGACCTTGCCGAGGGCGAGTTGCTGCGGTCGGTGACGATCCCCGCCCGCTCGCTGTGGTGCCGTACGGCCTTCATGCAGGTGTCGCTCTACGGGCTCGGGCGCTCCGGGGCCCTCGTCATCGGGACGCTGGATCCGGTGGACGGCTCGCTCGCCGTGACCATCACGGCCGCGACGAGGCGTCCGTTCCGGCTCTGGTTCGCCCTGCCGCCGGACCGGGCCGAGTTGCGCGCGGCGATCGCTTCGGCCGTGGGCGAGGCCGACTGGTTCGACGACATCCATGGACTGCCCGAGTGGCGGCGGCAGATGTCCTTCCTCCTCGCCGAGCAGGTCCGGCGGGAACTAGTCCAGGGGCGTGTGCGATGA
- a CDS encoding GNAT family N-acetyltransferase, giving the protein MSSSLHLAKVTPENVDAVCRLRLRPGQERFVDPVVVSLAEAYAYGDVAWPRAVCDGEQVVGFVMAGFEPAHAVQPYRSYLWRLNIAAHRQGRGYGSFAVEAVCAEARRRGERRLWVSWQPGDGGPEPFYERLGFRVTGEVVDGEIVAEREL; this is encoded by the coding sequence GTGAGTTCATCCCTCCACTTGGCGAAGGTCACGCCGGAGAACGTCGATGCGGTGTGCCGGCTGCGTCTGCGGCCAGGTCAGGAGCGCTTCGTCGACCCGGTCGTCGTCTCCCTCGCCGAGGCGTACGCGTACGGGGATGTCGCCTGGCCTCGGGCGGTCTGTGACGGGGAGCAGGTGGTCGGGTTCGTCATGGCGGGCTTCGAACCGGCGCACGCGGTGCAGCCGTACCGGAGTTATCTGTGGCGGCTCAACATCGCGGCGCACCGGCAGGGCCGGGGGTACGGCAGCTTCGCGGTGGAAGCGGTGTGCGCGGAGGCGCGACGTCGCGGCGAACGTCGGCTGTGGGTGTCCTGGCAGCCGGGTGACGGTGGGCCCGAACCCTTCTACGAGCGGCTCGGGTTCCGCGTCACCGGTGAGGTGGTCGACGGCGAGATCGTGGCGGAGCGGGAGTTGTGA
- a CDS encoding Lrp/AsnC family transcriptional regulator, translating into MAGYELDETDHRLLRLLQADGRRTFSEMAPEVGLSVAAVKRRIDRMRASGVITGFTVQVDHAKLGWGIEAFTELRYSGTTSIKDILSSTTQAPEVQAVFTIAGDLDALVHMRVRDINHLQEVIDRLRGSGKVIGTRTLMVLGSWTREE; encoded by the coding sequence ATGGCGGGTTACGAGCTGGACGAGACCGATCACCGACTGCTGCGCCTGCTCCAGGCGGACGGCCGCCGCACCTTCTCGGAGATGGCGCCGGAGGTCGGACTCTCCGTGGCCGCGGTGAAGCGGCGGATCGACCGCATGCGTGCTTCCGGGGTCATCACCGGATTCACCGTCCAGGTCGATCACGCCAAGCTCGGCTGGGGCATCGAGGCCTTCACCGAGTTGCGCTACTCCGGCACCACCAGCATCAAGGACATCCTCAGCAGCACCACCCAGGCGCCCGAGGTGCAGGCCGTGTTCACGATTGCCGGCGACCTGGACGCCCTGGTCCATATGCGGGTACGCGACATCAACCATCTGCAGGAGGTCATCGACCGCCTGCGCGGTTCGGGCAAGGTCATCGGCACCAGAACGCTGATGGTGCTCGGCTCATGGACTCGGGAGGAGTGA
- a CDS encoding SRPBCC family protein, which produces MDQENVSATMTVAAPAAKVFAVLADPTAHAAIDGTGWVQEPADRAPLTAVGQIFRMDMHHANHPNGDYRVANQVQVLDPPHTIGWLTGDEKEDGRLEFGGWLWRYDLAPLGPTETEVTLTYDWSAVPQFIREYIQFPPFGPEHLTNSLNHLAALAAPAPRA; this is translated from the coding sequence GTGGACCAGGAGAACGTGAGCGCCACCATGACTGTCGCAGCGCCCGCCGCGAAGGTGTTCGCGGTACTGGCGGACCCGACAGCCCATGCCGCGATCGACGGCACCGGTTGGGTCCAAGAACCGGCCGACCGGGCTCCGCTCACAGCAGTGGGGCAGATCTTCCGGATGGACATGCACCACGCCAACCACCCGAACGGTGACTACCGGGTGGCCAACCAGGTCCAGGTACTCGACCCGCCGCACACCATCGGCTGGCTGACGGGAGACGAGAAGGAGGACGGCCGCCTGGAGTTCGGCGGCTGGCTCTGGCGCTACGACCTCGCACCTCTCGGCCCGACCGAGACCGAGGTCACGCTCACCTACGACTGGTCGGCCGTACCGCAGTTCATCCGCGAGTACATCCAGTTCCCGCCGTTCGGCCCTGAACACCTCACCAACTCGCTGAACCACCTGGCCGCGCTTGCCGCACCGGCGCCCCGGGCCTGA
- a CDS encoding class I SAM-dependent methyltransferase — translation MVMRTQDGSAGDVDYGAIGRGYASYRRPDERIAQFIAEALGDARNVLNVGAGTGSYESAAHTITAVEPSLAMRAQRPAELATAVDAVAEDLPFADKQFDAAMTLFSVHQWSDVAAGLREMRRVTRGPVVVLTCDPTRVRDFWLYEYAPEVLDTEARRHPPLHHLTSALGGTTTIQFVPIPLDCTDGFNEAYYGRPELLLDPAARQACSAWSFIGDQAREDFDTSLRCALGSGAWDGAFGHLRGRPAYTGSLMLLRSTA, via the coding sequence ATGGTCATGCGCACCCAGGACGGAAGCGCCGGCGACGTCGACTACGGTGCCATCGGCCGCGGATACGCCTCCTACCGCCGTCCCGATGAGCGCATCGCCCAGTTCATCGCCGAGGCGCTCGGGGACGCGCGCAACGTCCTCAACGTCGGCGCGGGCACCGGGTCCTACGAGAGCGCCGCGCACACCATCACCGCGGTCGAGCCTTCCCTGGCCATGCGCGCCCAGCGCCCGGCCGAACTCGCCACGGCCGTCGACGCCGTCGCCGAAGACCTCCCCTTCGCCGACAAGCAGTTCGACGCGGCGATGACGCTGTTCAGCGTCCACCAGTGGTCCGACGTCGCCGCCGGTCTGCGCGAGATGCGACGCGTGACGCGCGGCCCCGTCGTGGTGCTGACCTGCGACCCCACCCGCGTACGTGACTTCTGGCTGTACGAGTACGCCCCCGAAGTCCTCGACACCGAAGCCCGCCGCCACCCACCCCTGCACCACCTCACCAGCGCGCTGGGCGGCACGACCACCATCCAGTTCGTCCCCATCCCACTGGACTGCACCGACGGCTTCAACGAGGCGTACTACGGCCGCCCCGAACTCCTCCTGGACCCCGCCGCCCGCCAGGCCTGCTCGGCCTGGAGCTTCATCGGCGACCAGGCCCGCGAAGACTTCGACACGTCCCTGCGCTGCGCCCTGGGCTCCGGCGCCTGGGACGGGGCCTTCGGCCACCTGCGTGGCCGGCCTGCGTACACGGGCTCACTCATGCTTCTGCGCTCGACGGCCTGA
- a CDS encoding TOBE domain-containing protein, whose product MSLSIRNQIAGTVTAVTTGEAMATVKVRLDGGQDITAAITTEAVKDLGLAEGSEVKALVKSTEVSLATGPVAGVSIRNQIAGTVTDVATGGAMASVKVDVEGGALTAAITKDAVDDLGLAAGSSVVALIKSTEISLSV is encoded by the coding sequence ATGAGCCTGAGCATCCGCAACCAGATCGCCGGCACCGTCACGGCCGTCACCACAGGTGAGGCCATGGCGACGGTCAAGGTCCGCCTCGACGGCGGCCAGGACATCACCGCTGCGATCACTACCGAGGCCGTCAAGGACCTCGGTCTTGCCGAGGGCTCCGAGGTCAAGGCCCTCGTGAAGTCCACCGAGGTCTCCCTCGCCACCGGCCCGGTCGCGGGCGTCTCCATCCGCAACCAGATCGCCGGCACCGTCACCGACGTCGCCACCGGCGGCGCCATGGCGTCCGTCAAGGTCGACGTCGAGGGCGGCGCGCTCACCGCGGCCATCACCAAGGACGCGGTCGACGACCTGGGGCTGGCCGCCGGCTCCTCCGTCGTCGCGCTGATCAAGTCGACCGAGATCTCCCTCTCCGTCTGA